From Brochothrix thermosphacta DSM 20171 = FSL F6-1036, a single genomic window includes:
- a CDS encoding Asp23/Gls24 family envelope stress response protein, with product MSIEIETKLGQIDIADEVIATIAGDVASSQVGVVGMTSKKNIRDSFTDLLKKENNSKGVVVSRNDKGYVVDVYVVVTYGVKISEVARNIQENIKYNLAKQLNIQAEEINVYIQDVRLMID from the coding sequence TTGTCTATTGAAATCGAAACTAAATTGGGACAGATTGATATTGCAGATGAAGTTATTGCAACAATAGCTGGCGATGTGGCATCAAGTCAAGTTGGCGTAGTAGGCATGACTTCTAAAAAAAATATTCGCGATAGTTTTACTGACCTGTTAAAAAAAGAAAATAATTCAAAAGGCGTTGTCGTAAGCAGAAATGACAAAGGTTATGTTGTGGATGTTTATGTCGTTGTCACATACGGTGTGAAGATTTCTGAAGTCGCACGTAACATTCAAGAAAATATTAAATATAATCTAGCGAAGCAACTGAATATTCAAGCAGAAGAAATTAATGTTTATATTCAAGATGTTCGTTTGATGATCGATTAG
- a CDS encoding DAK2 domain-containing protein: protein MVIKTINGDKLAAMIAQGATQLAANAEYVDSLNVFPVPDGDTGSNMSMTLTAGAEEVLKHESATVAIVGKHLSKGLLMGARGNSGVILSQLFRGFSKTIEDKEEINASGLAQAFDNGVKTAYKAVMKPVEGTILTVARESAEAGIKAVNNGVEDVVELMAIITEAGERSLAGTPDLLPVLKEVGVVDSGGQGLQIVYQAFLAELKGEAQATPLQPTSLSNLVTIEHENAVTDYMNPEDIKFGYCTEIMVQINNPGEKAFNEDQFRNTLADYGDSLIVIADDEIAKVHVHSNTPGQVIDYGQSFGPLLKIKVDNMREQNSDLQGKKAPAATPKKDVAVIAVSSGAGLDEIFKSLNVDIIVSGGQTMNPSTADLLRAVEQANAKHVIILPNNKNIIMAADQAVEMSETTQIAVVKSKTIQQGLAACFAYMPDETFENNQAEMNEALESVCSGSITTAVRDTEIKGVKIVKDEFIGIVEGTIVLSEKARDEAAFNTLVQMIEEDTEIVTIITGEEATIEDAEAIAERIENKFEDVEIEIKEGNQAVYPYLFSVE from the coding sequence GTGGTTATAAAGACGATAAATGGAGATAAGTTAGCAGCGATGATTGCGCAAGGCGCAACACAGCTTGCAGCGAATGCAGAATATGTGGATTCACTAAATGTTTTCCCAGTACCGGACGGAGATACAGGCTCAAATATGAGTATGACATTGACTGCAGGTGCAGAGGAAGTATTGAAACATGAAAGCGCAACAGTAGCTATTGTTGGTAAACATCTTTCAAAAGGCTTACTTATGGGAGCACGAGGAAATTCAGGCGTGATTCTTTCACAATTATTCCGCGGTTTTTCTAAAACAATTGAAGATAAAGAAGAAATTAATGCGAGTGGACTAGCACAAGCGTTTGATAACGGTGTTAAAACAGCCTACAAGGCCGTGATGAAACCAGTAGAGGGAACAATCCTAACTGTGGCTCGTGAATCAGCAGAAGCAGGTATTAAGGCTGTGAATAACGGTGTTGAAGATGTTGTTGAACTGATGGCTATTATTACAGAAGCAGGCGAACGTTCATTAGCGGGCACGCCAGACCTCTTGCCAGTATTAAAAGAAGTTGGCGTAGTTGATAGTGGCGGCCAAGGTTTACAAATCGTTTATCAAGCGTTTTTAGCTGAATTAAAAGGTGAAGCGCAAGCGACACCGTTACAACCAACATCATTATCTAATTTAGTAACAATTGAACACGAAAACGCAGTAACTGACTACATGAATCCGGAAGATATCAAATTTGGTTACTGTACTGAAATTATGGTCCAAATTAATAATCCTGGTGAAAAAGCATTCAATGAAGATCAATTTCGTAACACATTAGCTGATTACGGGGATTCACTGATTGTCATTGCAGATGATGAAATAGCGAAAGTACATGTTCATTCCAACACGCCAGGTCAAGTCATTGATTATGGTCAATCTTTTGGACCATTGCTTAAGATTAAAGTGGATAATATGCGCGAACAAAATTCTGACTTGCAAGGTAAAAAAGCACCTGCAGCAACTCCTAAAAAAGATGTAGCAGTGATTGCTGTATCATCTGGAGCAGGCTTGGATGAAATATTCAAGAGTTTAAATGTGGATATTATAGTATCAGGTGGCCAAACAATGAACCCGAGCACAGCTGATTTATTGCGTGCAGTTGAACAAGCAAATGCGAAACATGTGATTATTTTACCTAATAATAAAAATATCATTATGGCAGCAGATCAAGCAGTTGAAATGTCTGAAACGACACAAATAGCAGTGGTGAAGTCCAAAACGATTCAACAAGGTTTAGCAGCTTGTTTCGCATATATGCCAGACGAAACGTTTGAAAATAATCAAGCAGAAATGAACGAAGCGCTTGAGAGTGTATGTAGCGGCTCAATTACAACAGCTGTTCGTGATACCGAAATTAAAGGTGTTAAAATTGTTAAAGATGAGTTTATCGGTATTGTTGAAGGCACAATCGTTCTTTCTGAAAAAGCGCGTGATGAAGCAGCTTTCAACACATTGGTACAGATGATTGAAGAAGATACTGAGATAGTTACAATTATCACAGGTGAAGAAGCAACCATCGAAGATGCAGAAGCAATTGCTGAACGCATTGAAAATAAATTTGAAGATGTTGAAATTGAAATTAAAGAAGGTAATCAAGCGGTTTATCCTTACTTATTTTCTGTCGAATAA
- the recG gene encoding ATP-dependent DNA helicase RecG, whose translation MKVDLANAPIKFVKGIGPSAAEKLERLHIETVADMLGYFPFRYENNESVDLSQAAHDTRVNVIGEIVTPAMVAYFGPKRNRLTFKLKVDHLVVQITFFNQAYLKSKLNVGEQIRVSGKWDRARQAISASKYFLVSGSETESDEKKLEPVYHMTEGLKQSQFQKWLKTTWEAYHEQIPELLPESLRQHYQLIDSHDAYEAIHYPTDPGVLLQARRRYTYEELLLFQLKMQLMRQRDKEQSGGISIQYDVQELRRYIASLPFELTGAQKRVVNEICGDMRSVTHMNRLLQGDVGSGKTVVASIAMFSAINAGFQAALMVPTEILAEQHFAELTRLLTPFNISVALLTGSTKKKDRVQLHEQLANGSLDVLIGTHALIQEDVVYHRLGLVVTDEQHRFGVNQRRAFREKGEQPDVLFMTATPIPRTLAITAFGEMDVSVINELPAGRKPIVTQWFKHEQMPDVLAFTRNEIASGRQIYMVAPLIEESENMDLQNAFDLHQQMQQYFGDKIPIGLMHGRLKSAEKEAVMQAFEAGDIKMLVTTTVIEVGVNVPNASTMIIYDAERFGLSQLHQLRGRVGRGGYQSYCYLVADPKTDNGKERMQIMCESNDGFVISQRDLELRGAGDFFGNKQSGIPQFKVADLVEDYRVLEVARDDAMAIVKEKRFKTKEYQALAAAVEHQLAVEAGQLD comes from the coding sequence ATGAAAGTGGATTTGGCAAATGCGCCTATTAAATTTGTAAAAGGTATTGGTCCGAGTGCAGCGGAAAAATTAGAACGTTTGCATATTGAAACAGTAGCAGATATGTTGGGCTATTTCCCTTTTCGGTATGAAAATAATGAATCGGTTGATTTGAGCCAAGCGGCACATGATACACGTGTTAATGTAATTGGTGAAATTGTTACGCCTGCTATGGTCGCGTATTTTGGTCCAAAACGTAATCGTTTAACTTTTAAACTCAAAGTAGATCATCTCGTTGTACAAATCACCTTTTTTAATCAAGCGTATCTAAAAAGTAAATTGAATGTAGGTGAGCAAATTCGTGTCAGCGGCAAGTGGGATCGCGCACGGCAAGCAATTTCTGCATCAAAATATTTCTTAGTGAGTGGCAGTGAAACTGAAAGTGATGAGAAGAAATTAGAACCCGTTTATCACATGACAGAAGGCTTAAAACAATCGCAGTTTCAAAAATGGTTAAAAACAACATGGGAGGCTTATCATGAACAGATACCTGAATTGCTGCCCGAATCATTACGACAACATTATCAGTTAATCGATAGCCATGATGCCTATGAAGCGATACATTACCCGACTGATCCAGGTGTTTTACTGCAAGCGAGACGCCGTTATACTTATGAGGAACTGCTCCTGTTTCAATTAAAGATGCAATTGATGCGTCAACGAGACAAAGAACAAAGTGGTGGCATCTCGATCCAATATGATGTGCAAGAATTACGCCGTTATATAGCTTCGTTACCATTTGAGTTAACAGGAGCTCAAAAGCGTGTGGTGAATGAAATTTGTGGAGATATGCGTTCAGTCACTCACATGAATCGATTACTTCAAGGCGATGTTGGGTCTGGAAAAACAGTTGTTGCCTCAATCGCGATGTTTTCAGCAATTAATGCAGGTTTTCAAGCAGCACTCATGGTGCCAACGGAAATATTAGCTGAACAACATTTTGCGGAATTGACACGCCTGTTAACACCATTTAATATCTCAGTAGCGTTGTTGACGGGTTCAACAAAGAAAAAAGATCGTGTACAATTACATGAACAACTAGCCAACGGTTCACTCGATGTATTAATCGGGACACATGCGCTTATTCAAGAGGATGTTGTGTACCATCGCTTAGGTTTAGTAGTCACAGATGAGCAACACCGTTTTGGTGTAAATCAGCGTCGTGCATTTCGTGAAAAAGGGGAACAACCAGATGTGTTGTTTATGACAGCAACCCCCATTCCAAGAACGTTAGCCATTACGGCGTTTGGTGAAATGGATGTTAGTGTAATTAACGAACTTCCCGCAGGACGAAAACCGATTGTGACACAATGGTTTAAACATGAGCAAATGCCTGATGTCTTGGCTTTTACGCGGAATGAAATTGCCAGCGGGCGTCAAATATATATGGTAGCACCTCTGATAGAAGAATCAGAAAACATGGATTTACAAAATGCATTTGATTTACATCAGCAAATGCAACAGTACTTTGGGGATAAGATTCCAATTGGTTTAATGCACGGTCGGTTAAAATCAGCAGAGAAAGAAGCTGTTATGCAAGCCTTTGAAGCGGGAGACATCAAGATGTTAGTGACCACAACTGTTATTGAAGTGGGGGTCAATGTTCCCAATGCTAGCACGATGATTATCTACGATGCAGAACGCTTTGGATTAAGTCAACTACATCAATTGCGTGGACGTGTGGGACGAGGTGGTTATCAATCTTATTGTTACTTAGTGGCTGATCCTAAGACTGACAACGGTAAAGAACGTATGCAAATTATGTGTGAATCAAATGATGGTTTTGTTATTTCGCAACGTGACCTAGAACTTCGTGGTGCAGGAGACTTCTTTGGAAATAAACAAAGTGGTATCCCGCAATTTAAAGTTGCAGATTTAGTTGAAGATTATCGTGTCCTCGAAGTTGCACGCGATGACGCCATGGCGATTGTAAAAGAAAAGCGCTTTAAAACAAAAGAATATCAAGCACTTGCCGCCGCAGTTGAACACCAATTAGCTGTAGAAGCGGGACAATTAGATTAA
- the fapR gene encoding transcription factor FapR → MRKHAKKDRQRLLVETIERNPFTTDDMLATQFNVSVQTIRLDRMEIGIPELRKRVEDVANRQFQNEVRSLPLEDIIGDVIDLELDKRAISIFTIEEEHVFQRNKIARGHYLFAQANSLAVAVMGSDSALTAQANVKFVKSAQLGNRVICKVKVDEKSIGHTIRIVKVESYVDNHVVLKGTFEMYPEADSQE, encoded by the coding sequence ATGAGAAAACATGCGAAAAAAGATCGGCAGCGCTTATTAGTTGAAACGATTGAACGTAATCCATTTACAACTGATGATATGTTGGCGACACAATTTAATGTGAGTGTACAAACTATTCGTCTTGATCGCATGGAAATTGGTATTCCCGAACTGCGTAAACGTGTAGAAGATGTTGCCAATCGTCAATTTCAAAACGAAGTACGTTCATTGCCGTTGGAAGATATTATCGGTGATGTGATTGATTTGGAATTAGATAAACGTGCAATATCAATCTTTACAATAGAAGAGGAACATGTTTTTCAACGAAATAAAATTGCACGAGGGCACTATTTGTTTGCACAAGCCAATTCATTAGCAGTAGCCGTAATGGGCAGCGATAGTGCATTGACGGCACAAGCAAATGTAAAGTTTGTGAAGTCAGCTCAATTAGGAAATCGCGTTATTTGTAAGGTTAAAGTTGATGAAAAATCAATTGGTCATACCATTCGAATTGTAAAAGTGGAAAGTTATGTGGACAATCACGTGGTCTTAAAAGGCACGTTTGAAATGTATCCCGAAGCAGATTCGCAAGAGTAG
- the plsX gene encoding phosphate acyltransferase PlsX encodes MKIAIDAMGGDHAPQSTVEGVMLAAKKHSHVTFQLYGDKVKMAPYLEQLSNVEIVHTEEKIESTDSPVEAVRKKKQASMVLAAKAVKDGEAEACISAGNTGALMSAGLFVVGRMKGIKRPALAPTIPTVDGSGFVLLDAGANADAKPEHLLQFGMMGSAYVSAVKKIERPRVGLLNIGTEHNKGTDLTKDAFALLDASSVINFVGNVEARDLLNGVADVVVTDGFTGNMVLKTIEGTAGNLMKMIKGAMTATPLSKLGALTMRKGIYEIKDMMDYSNYGGACLFGLAGTVVKAHGSSNAHAIATTVTQAIQMVEGNIIGNINSALQQTKEEETTNE; translated from the coding sequence ATGAAAATTGCCATTGATGCAATGGGTGGCGATCATGCCCCACAATCAACAGTAGAGGGTGTCATGCTAGCCGCAAAAAAACACAGTCACGTGACGTTTCAACTTTATGGGGATAAAGTTAAAATGGCTCCTTATCTAGAGCAGTTAAGCAATGTTGAAATCGTACACACGGAAGAAAAAATTGAGAGCACAGATAGTCCCGTTGAAGCTGTTCGTAAAAAGAAACAAGCATCCATGGTATTAGCCGCTAAAGCAGTTAAAGATGGTGAAGCCGAAGCCTGTATTTCAGCAGGAAACACCGGTGCATTAATGAGTGCAGGATTATTTGTCGTTGGGCGTATGAAGGGCATTAAACGTCCTGCATTAGCACCAACAATTCCAACAGTAGATGGTAGTGGTTTTGTTTTACTTGATGCAGGAGCAAATGCAGATGCGAAACCAGAACACCTTTTGCAATTTGGGATGATGGGTTCCGCTTATGTGTCAGCTGTGAAAAAAATTGAGCGTCCACGAGTGGGCTTGCTTAATATCGGAACAGAACATAATAAAGGCACCGATTTAACGAAAGATGCCTTTGCACTTCTTGACGCTAGCAGTGTGATTAATTTCGTAGGGAATGTTGAAGCACGTGATTTGTTAAATGGCGTTGCTGATGTTGTCGTTACAGATGGTTTTACAGGGAACATGGTGCTTAAAACAATTGAGGGCACAGCTGGTAACTTGATGAAAATGATTAAAGGCGCAATGACAGCGACACCTCTTAGTAAACTAGGCGCTTTAACAATGCGCAAAGGAATTTATGAAATTAAAGATATGATGGATTACAGCAACTATGGCGGTGCTTGTCTTTTTGGGCTAGCAGGAACAGTAGTAAAAGCACATGGTTCTTCAAATGCGCATGCAATAGCAACCACAGTCACGCAAGCGATTCAAATGGTTGAAGGAAACATCATTGGTAATATAAATAGTGCGTTACAACAAACAAAAGAGGAGGAAACTACAAATGAGTAA
- the fabD gene encoding ACP S-malonyltransferase, which produces MSKLAFVFPGQGSQIIGMGMDAYAASPIAKKIFDDANALLPFDLVDIIQNGSDEDLKASRVAQPALVTTSSALLALVKEAGITADYVAGHSLGEYSALVAANVLTSAEAAQLVNKRGELMEDAATGAMAAVMGTSEADLEAILETARQQSGEIVQLANLNCPGQIVISGSVVGIEAAQVAANEAGVKRVIPLKVSGPFHSELMAPAAEAFASLLGTATFSDASTPVITNVDATPTTLAADFKVKLEQQLTAPVQWINTMAYLIEQDVDTIIEIGPGKVLAGLMKKMDRSVTVHNVQDLETLEATLAILGGK; this is translated from the coding sequence ATGAGTAAATTAGCATTTGTCTTTCCAGGACAAGGTTCACAAATTATTGGTATGGGTATGGATGCTTATGCAGCTTCACCAATTGCAAAAAAAATCTTTGATGATGCAAACGCATTATTACCGTTTGACTTAGTAGATATTATTCAAAATGGTTCAGATGAGGATTTAAAAGCATCACGTGTTGCACAACCTGCGTTAGTAACAACAAGTTCGGCATTGTTAGCATTAGTTAAAGAAGCAGGAATCACAGCTGATTATGTTGCAGGACATAGTTTAGGCGAATATTCTGCATTGGTTGCAGCGAATGTGCTTACGAGTGCAGAAGCCGCACAATTGGTTAATAAACGTGGTGAGTTGATGGAAGATGCGGCAACTGGAGCGATGGCAGCAGTCATGGGTACAAGTGAAGCCGATTTAGAAGCGATTTTAGAAACAGCACGTCAACAAAGTGGTGAAATTGTTCAATTAGCTAACCTAAATTGTCCAGGACAAATTGTTATTTCTGGTTCAGTTGTAGGTATTGAAGCCGCACAAGTTGCAGCAAATGAGGCGGGCGTTAAACGTGTTATTCCTTTAAAAGTGAGTGGTCCTTTCCACTCTGAATTAATGGCACCGGCAGCTGAAGCTTTTGCAAGTCTATTGGGAACAGCGACGTTTAGTGACGCATCAACACCCGTTATTACGAACGTCGATGCAACGCCAACAACGTTAGCTGCTGACTTCAAAGTGAAATTAGAACAACAATTAACAGCACCTGTACAATGGATTAATACAATGGCGTATTTGATTGAACAAGATGTGGATACAATCATTGAAATTGGACCAGGTAAAGTATTGGCTGGATTAATGAAAAAAATGGATCGTTCAGTGACTGTTCATAACGTTCAAGATTTAGAAACGTTAGAAGCAACACTTGCTATCTTAGGGGGTAAATAA
- the fabG gene encoding 3-oxoacyl-[acyl-carrier-protein] reductase, with protein MELTNKVAIVTGASRGIGQEIAYKLASLGAKIVVNYAGNVKAADETVAKIKADYNTEAIAVQANVADEDDVKRLFKETLDTFGGIDILINNAGITRDNLLMRMKAEEFDDVINANLRGTFLCLKAAARPMMKKRQGTIVNMTSVVGITGNAGQANYVASKAGVIGLTKTASRELAPRGIRVNAVAPGFIDTDMTDVLPEEVKSGMLSQIPLGAMGNTKNVADVVAFLVSDASAYMTGQTLSVDGGMSM; from the coding sequence ATGGAATTAACAAATAAAGTTGCAATCGTAACAGGTGCCTCTCGTGGTATTGGCCAAGAAATCGCGTATAAATTAGCATCACTCGGTGCTAAAATTGTTGTTAATTATGCAGGTAATGTTAAAGCAGCGGATGAAACAGTCGCTAAAATTAAAGCTGATTACAACACAGAAGCAATTGCTGTACAAGCGAACGTTGCTGATGAGGACGATGTAAAACGTCTCTTTAAAGAAACGTTGGATACTTTCGGAGGCATTGATATCTTAATTAACAATGCAGGGATTACGAGAGATAATTTATTAATGCGTATGAAAGCCGAAGAATTTGATGATGTAATTAATGCTAACTTACGAGGCACATTCTTATGCCTTAAAGCAGCTGCACGTCCAATGATGAAAAAACGTCAAGGAACAATCGTAAACATGACATCTGTCGTAGGTATTACAGGTAATGCTGGTCAAGCTAACTATGTTGCTAGTAAAGCAGGCGTGATTGGCTTAACTAAAACAGCATCACGCGAGTTAGCACCGCGTGGTATTCGTGTAAACGCTGTAGCACCTGGGTTTATCGATACAGATATGACTGATGTACTACCAGAAGAAGTGAAATCAGGCATGTTATCACAAATTCCTTTAGGCGCAATGGGGAATACAAAAAACGTTGCTGACGTGGTAGCCTTCCTTGTAAGTGATGCAAGTGCTTATATGACAGGACAAACATTATCAGTTGATGGCGGAATGTCGATGTAA
- a CDS encoding acyl carrier protein gives MSENIFDKVKEIVIDRLDVDESKVTKEASFKDDLEADSLEIVELVMEFEDVFDTEISDEASKQILTVGDAVKYIEENA, from the coding sequence ATGTCTGAAAACATATTTGATAAAGTAAAAGAAATCGTCATCGATCGTTTAGACGTTGATGAATCAAAAGTAACTAAAGAGGCCTCTTTTAAAGATGACTTGGAAGCTGATTCACTTGAAATCGTTGAATTGGTAATGGAATTTGAAGATGTATTTGATACTGAAATTTCTGATGAAGCATCAAAACAAATCCTTACAGTAGGTGACGCTGTAAAATACATTGAAGAAAACGCGTAA
- the rnc gene encoding ribonuclease III: MKTLKELQERIQISFKQEALLEQAFTHASYVNENRSKGSKHYERLEFLGDAVLELTVSDYLFNRFPERPEGQLTKLRAACVCEGALVVYAKELNLSDYFRIGRGEENAGGRTRDALVADIFEAFIGAMYLSEGIDCVRSFLGKVIFPKIDDGTFEANNDYKTLLQEWLQKDGDISISYEILSENGPAHDKAFQVRLVVNGEPQSMGEGRTKKTAEQSAAQAALASYQSQEKNS, translated from the coding sequence ATGAAAACATTAAAAGAATTGCAGGAACGTATTCAGATTTCATTTAAACAAGAGGCATTACTTGAACAAGCATTCACGCATGCTTCTTATGTGAATGAAAATCGAAGCAAAGGTTCTAAGCATTATGAACGGTTGGAATTTCTTGGTGATGCAGTATTAGAGCTAACAGTTTCAGATTATTTATTCAATCGTTTTCCAGAACGTCCAGAAGGCCAACTAACAAAATTAAGAGCAGCTTGTGTGTGTGAAGGTGCTTTGGTCGTTTATGCAAAAGAATTAAACCTCAGTGACTATTTCCGTATTGGTCGAGGAGAAGAAAATGCTGGCGGACGTACACGTGACGCATTAGTCGCGGATATTTTTGAAGCATTTATCGGGGCAATGTATTTAAGTGAAGGCATCGACTGTGTACGCTCATTTTTAGGAAAAGTTATTTTTCCGAAAATTGATGATGGCACTTTTGAAGCAAATAATGATTATAAAACCTTATTACAAGAATGGTTACAAAAAGATGGCGATATTTCCATCTCATATGAGATTTTATCTGAAAATGGTCCAGCACATGATAAAGCTTTCCAAGTGCGTTTAGTGGTCAATGGCGAACCGCAATCAATGGGTGAGGGTCGCACGAAAAAAACAGCAGAACAATCAGCCGCTCAAGCAGCATTAGCATCATATCAGTCACAGGAAAAGAACAGCTAA